From Acidobacteriota bacterium, a single genomic window includes:
- a CDS encoding dihydroxy-acid dehydratase, whose translation MKTTRKKARNTLRSSAWFGANDRWGVGHRAWLRAEGFSERVFQGKPVIGICNSWSELNNCNAHLRQVAEAVKRGVWAAGGFPLEFPTISLGEMLMKPTTMLYRNLMAMDVEECITSYPLDGVVLLAGCDKTTPAQLMGAASAGIPAIMVTGGPMLRGMWRGQELGSGTDVRRLWDEVRAGQLSEEAWCEVESCVSRSAGHCTVMGTASTMACVAEALGMMLPGSADIPASDSRRLMIAEKSGARIVEMVHEDLRPSRLMTRQAIENGIRVDMAIGGSTNAIVHLVAIAGRLGIDLPLEKFDELSRTTPVVANVRPSGRYLMEDFCYAGGIAALMKEILPLLHGKALTVTGKSIAENLAQAATFNREVIKALDEPLRPEGGTAILCGNLAPDGAVIKQSAISPHFARHKGRAVVFENNFDLIKRIDDPKLNVDESSVLVLKNAGPKGAPGMPEWGHLPIPQKLLKAGVRDIVRLSDARISGTSYGTMVVHVAPESAVGGPLAVVEDGDVVELDVPGRRLELKVSDSQLKKRLKAWKPTRPHYVRGYGRLFLDHILQANEGCDFDFLKAVNGPERVAPPLKFKNPGM comes from the coding sequence ATGAAGACGACCAGAAAGAAAGCACGCAACACACTGCGCAGCAGCGCCTGGTTTGGCGCGAATGACCGCTGGGGGGTGGGCCATCGCGCCTGGCTGCGCGCGGAAGGCTTCAGCGAACGCGTCTTTCAGGGAAAGCCCGTGATTGGCATCTGCAACTCCTGGAGCGAGCTGAACAATTGCAATGCACACCTGCGCCAGGTGGCGGAAGCCGTGAAGCGAGGGGTGTGGGCGGCGGGTGGATTTCCGCTCGAGTTCCCCACGATTTCCCTCGGCGAAATGCTCATGAAACCGACGACGATGCTTTACCGCAACCTGATGGCCATGGATGTGGAGGAGTGCATCACCTCTTATCCGCTGGACGGCGTGGTTCTGCTGGCTGGCTGTGACAAGACGACGCCGGCGCAGTTGATGGGCGCGGCCAGCGCCGGCATTCCGGCCATCATGGTGACGGGCGGACCCATGCTGCGTGGTATGTGGCGCGGGCAGGAACTGGGATCCGGTACGGACGTGCGCCGGCTGTGGGACGAAGTTCGCGCCGGGCAGTTAAGCGAGGAAGCGTGGTGCGAGGTGGAATCTTGCGTGTCCAGAAGCGCGGGCCATTGCACGGTGATGGGCACAGCATCCACCATGGCCTGTGTGGCTGAGGCGCTGGGCATGATGCTGCCGGGTTCGGCAGACATCCCTGCATCAGATTCGCGACGCCTGATGATTGCCGAAAAAAGCGGCGCACGCATTGTGGAGATGGTCCATGAGGACCTGCGGCCTTCGCGCCTGATGACGCGCCAGGCCATTGAGAATGGCATTCGCGTGGATATGGCGATCGGCGGCTCGACCAACGCCATCGTGCACCTGGTGGCGATTGCCGGCCGGCTGGGGATTGACCTGCCGCTCGAGAAGTTTGACGAGCTTTCGCGCACAACCCCCGTGGTGGCAAACGTGCGGCCCTCCGGCCGTTACCTGATGGAAGACTTCTGTTATGCCGGCGGAATTGCGGCGTTAATGAAAGAAATACTGCCCTTGCTGCATGGCAAGGCCCTTACCGTAACCGGAAAGTCGATTGCTGAAAATCTGGCCCAGGCGGCCACCTTCAATCGGGAAGTGATTAAGGCGCTGGACGAGCCGTTGCGTCCTGAAGGCGGGACGGCGATTCTATGCGGCAATCTGGCTCCGGATGGAGCGGTAATCAAGCAGTCGGCCATCTCTCCGCACTTTGCGAGGCACAAGGGGCGGGCGGTGGTGTTTGAGAACAATTTTGACCTGATCAAACGGATTGATGACCCGAAGCTGAACGTCGACGAGTCGAGCGTGCTGGTGCTGAAAAACGCCGGGCCTAAGGGCGCTCCGGGGATGCCGGAGTGGGGCCATCTGCCAATACCGCAGAAACTGCTGAAGGCTGGGGTCCGCGACATTGTACGGTTAAGCGATGCGCGCATCAGCGGGACGAGTTACGGCACGATGGTGGTCCACGTTGCGCCCGAATCCGCAGTGGGCGGGCCTCTCGCGGTAGTGGAAGACGGCGATGTGGTCGAACTTGACGTTCCTGGAAGACGTTTAGAATTAAAAGTATCCGACTCACAATTAAAGAAACGCCTGAAGGCATGGAAGCCAACTCGCCCGCACTACGTTCGTGGTTACGGCCGGCTCTTCCTGGATCATATCCTGCAAGCAAACGAAGGATGTGATTTCGACTTCCTGAAGGCAGTGAATGGCCCGGAGAGAGTTGCCCCGCCGCTGAAGTTTAAAAACCCCGGGATGTAG
- a CDS encoding lactonase family protein, producing the protein MSSEEFQSGHGPLSKTSRRKFLKHTAALAMAGSALACAPQSEVKESEQPKPSGKPRLVCVGTYSSPAGPEGSPGQGQGVYLFEMDPATGALTQREVLGNPRNPSWLALSPDKKHLYSGDEIHDFQGKRSGAVSSYSVDISTGHLTLLNTVSSEGDGPAHISVHPSGRYVFVANYGGGTIAVVPILSNGELGPATDVHQDKGPLGPLQAASAPKGSFAISGHDAPHAHMIESDPSGKRVLSTDLGMDKILVWNFDVEKGKLTPNAPPSASAPPGDGPRHFVFHPNGRWFYCIQEEGSSVVVYDYEDSNGSLTQKQIISTLPKGFVGTNFTSEIRISSDGKFVYGANRLHDSIAWFSVDGDGKLSFAGEEWTRGDYPRSFTIDPAGDFLYCCNQRADAITTFRVNKQTGALTFTGQYTPVGTPANVVFLT; encoded by the coding sequence ATGTCATCGGAAGAGTTTCAGTCGGGTCACGGCCCTCTATCTAAAACGTCACGCCGTAAATTTTTGAAACACACAGCCGCCTTAGCCATGGCAGGCTCTGCACTTGCGTGCGCTCCCCAAAGCGAAGTGAAAGAATCGGAGCAGCCAAAGCCTTCAGGCAAACCGCGTCTGGTCTGCGTGGGAACATATAGTTCACCAGCGGGACCGGAAGGAAGCCCCGGCCAAGGTCAGGGTGTCTATTTGTTTGAAATGGACCCGGCAACCGGTGCCCTCACCCAGCGGGAAGTGCTTGGGAATCCCAGGAATCCTTCGTGGCTCGCTCTCAGTCCTGACAAAAAGCATTTATATTCCGGTGACGAGATCCATGATTTCCAGGGCAAACGCTCCGGTGCGGTCAGTTCCTATTCTGTTGACATTTCCACCGGCCACCTGACTCTGCTTAACACCGTCAGTTCCGAGGGTGACGGCCCAGCCCACATCAGCGTGCACCCTTCCGGCCGCTACGTCTTCGTCGCCAACTATGGCGGCGGAACCATCGCCGTGGTACCCATCCTTTCCAATGGAGAGCTGGGGCCAGCCACAGACGTTCACCAGGACAAGGGGCCGCTCGGCCCCCTGCAAGCTGCCAGCGCGCCAAAGGGAAGTTTTGCGATCAGCGGCCACGATGCTCCGCATGCGCACATGATTGAGTCTGACCCCAGCGGCAAGCGTGTTCTCTCCACGGACCTGGGCATGGACAAGATTCTCGTCTGGAATTTTGACGTGGAAAAAGGCAAGCTGACGCCAAACGCCCCTCCTTCGGCTTCAGCGCCTCCGGGCGATGGCCCGCGCCATTTTGTTTTCCATCCTAATGGACGCTGGTTCTATTGCATTCAGGAGGAAGGGTCGTCAGTGGTAGTGTACGACTATGAAGATTCGAATGGCAGCCTGACTCAGAAACAGATCATCTCGACGCTACCCAAGGGCTTCGTCGGCACCAACTTTACTTCCGAAATCCGCATTTCATCGGATGGAAAATTCGTTTATGGCGCCAACCGCCTGCATGACAGCATCGCGTGGTTTTCCGTAGATGGGGACGGCAAGCTGAGTTTTGCCGGCGAAGAGTGGACTCGCGGCGACTACCCGCGCAGCTTCACGATCGATCCAGCAGGCGATTTCCTTTACTGTTGCAATCAGCGCGCCGACGCCATCACTACTTTCCGCGTCAACAAGCAAACCGGAGCGCTTACCTTCACTGGCCAGTACACGCCTGTCGGAACTCCGGCCAACGTGGTGTTTCTCACTTAG
- a CDS encoding B12-binding domain-containing radical SAM protein, with the protein MLKLTEFRQPPGSESAVDPDTLPAFRPLGPAPKVLLVWPRFPASFWSFEGILDLVPMETEQPPLGLLTVAALCPKNWALRLIDRSFEDLLDEDLLWADLVMLSGMRVQKDDIREILLRGRALGRRTIIGGPFASSEPELLLRWADHVVVGEPDEVFPEIASDLEHGSAKRLYVVKEKPDVSKTPLPRFDLLKIDKYASMAIQFSRGCPFQCEFCDIITIYGRKPRAKSPAQVLAELDALLELGWRDQVFIVDDNFIGNHKLAHELALELQEWQKRRGYPLLFYTEASIDLAQKPDLIDAMVKANFFYVFIGIESPSPKALKEARKFQNLRRDPLECVHSIQSQGLWVTAGFIIGFDSDTEEIFEQQRDFIEQAAIPWAMAGFLIAPPTTALYDRMLKEGRLLTDTTATSNFDPPNFKTRLPLPVLLRGMHKTLTSLYAPSAFYDRCYRSLVQWKAREPQKAPDISPWAMLVIFVRSIVRQGLLSNYRGAYWKFLFRSLRHWLLDPRKLSMGLAMLLSGHHFIPYARQVAAQLEMELSKPIVEQGTPELHEEIAAC; encoded by the coding sequence ATGCTGAAGTTGACTGAGTTTCGCCAGCCCCCTGGGTCAGAATCTGCGGTGGACCCTGACACTCTGCCCGCCTTTCGTCCGCTCGGTCCGGCCCCCAAGGTTCTCCTGGTCTGGCCGCGGTTCCCGGCATCGTTTTGGAGCTTCGAAGGGATTCTGGACCTCGTTCCCATGGAGACTGAACAACCTCCGCTGGGTCTCCTGACCGTCGCCGCACTCTGCCCGAAGAACTGGGCGCTGAGGCTGATCGACCGCAGCTTTGAGGACTTGCTCGATGAGGACCTCCTTTGGGCTGATCTCGTGATGCTCAGCGGCATGCGCGTCCAGAAGGACGACATCCGCGAAATTCTCCTCAGGGGGCGGGCGCTGGGCCGGCGAACGATCATCGGCGGACCCTTTGCAAGCAGCGAACCGGAACTCTTGCTGCGATGGGCGGACCATGTGGTGGTGGGTGAGCCGGACGAGGTGTTCCCTGAGATTGCTTCTGACCTTGAGCATGGTTCTGCCAAGCGTCTCTATGTGGTCAAAGAAAAGCCTGATGTCAGCAAGACGCCTCTCCCCAGGTTTGACCTGCTCAAAATCGACAAGTATGCTTCGATGGCCATCCAGTTCTCCCGCGGCTGCCCTTTTCAGTGCGAATTCTGTGACATCATTACCATTTACGGAAGGAAACCCCGCGCCAAGAGTCCTGCCCAGGTGCTGGCCGAATTGGACGCCTTGCTTGAGCTTGGCTGGCGCGACCAGGTCTTTATCGTTGACGACAATTTTATCGGCAACCACAAACTGGCTCATGAACTGGCCCTCGAACTTCAGGAATGGCAGAAACGGCGCGGCTATCCGCTGTTGTTTTACACCGAGGCGTCGATTGATCTTGCCCAGAAGCCGGATTTGATTGACGCCATGGTGAAGGCGAATTTTTTTTACGTGTTTATCGGTATCGAGAGCCCCTCTCCCAAGGCCTTGAAGGAAGCCAGGAAATTTCAGAACCTCCGGCGCGACCCGCTGGAGTGTGTTCACTCCATCCAGAGCCAGGGCCTTTGGGTGACTGCAGGCTTCATCATCGGCTTCGATTCCGATACAGAAGAAATCTTCGAACAGCAGAGAGATTTTATTGAACAAGCGGCCATTCCTTGGGCCATGGCTGGTTTTCTGATTGCACCTCCCACGACTGCGCTTTATGATCGGATGCTGAAGGAAGGCCGGTTACTGACGGATACCACGGCCACCAGCAACTTTGATCCACCCAACTTCAAGACTCGTTTACCGCTGCCTGTTCTGTTGAGGGGAATGCACAAGACCTTGACGTCCCTGTACGCGCCCTCGGCATTCTACGACCGGTGCTATCGTTCCCTCGTGCAGTGGAAGGCTCGCGAGCCGCAGAAGGCTCCCGATATTTCACCCTGGGCAATGCTTGTAATTTTCGTCCGCTCTATCGTTCGCCAAGGCCTCCTATCAAACTACCGGGGAGCTTACTGGAAATTTCTGTTTCGGTCGCTCAGGCATTGGCTGCTCGATCCACGAAAGCTCAGCATGGGACTTGCGATGCTGCTGTCAGGACATCACTTTATACCCTATGCAAGGCAGGTCGCGGCCCAATTGGAAATGGAACTCAGTAAACCCATCGTCGAACAGGGTACCCCGGAATTACATGAAGAGATCGCTGCCTGCTAG
- a CDS encoding Na+/galactose cotransporter produces the protein MIHFGVLLYALLAVPAAAKNRIISLRPVDLAIIVIYFVAVLGIGFYLKGYAKRGEDFFVAGREMTAWVAGLAFISANLGSLELLGWAGNAYQYGILAAHWYWVGAIPAMLFLALVMMPFYYICKTHSVPGYLELRYGHATSGLSAVTFAVMTILMSGVNMYAMAVVMQVILGWNIHFSIWVSSLTVGIYVALGGLFSAIFNEVIQFFLIWLGALLVPILGLVESGGWSGMVAKIHQNFPGQDFTHMWGPMAHPSQNPMGVQWVAIVFGLGAVLSMGYWTTDFLVVQRVIAAKDIRSAKSAPIIGAFFKMAVPFIVILPGLLGLAVLPFHLYPANAAMAGQHTYDQVLPLMMARYLGPGLLGLGITALIAGFMSGMAGNISAFATVWTYDLYRPFIRKDATDQHYVTMGRWCTIIGLLVSIGAAYVVTRFGSLMDYVQALFSFFIAPLFGTVLIGMLWKRATKQAGFWGLLAGVVSSVTMFSLMRNHPGRVAWFTFYAKSAPLAQAMWQALWAFLACVIVTIVISLLTKPKTAAELQGLVYGETEIPSEGHLPLYKRPIFWGGVCFAVFLVLQWIFR, from the coding sequence ATGATTCATTTCGGCGTTTTACTTTATGCGTTACTGGCGGTCCCGGCTGCCGCGAAAAACAGGATCATCAGCCTCAGGCCGGTCGATCTGGCCATCATCGTAATTTACTTTGTCGCGGTGCTGGGGATTGGCTTCTACTTGAAGGGTTACGCCAAACGCGGCGAGGACTTTTTTGTGGCTGGCCGCGAGATGACGGCCTGGGTGGCCGGACTCGCTTTCATTTCCGCAAACCTTGGATCGCTCGAACTGCTGGGCTGGGCCGGCAATGCCTACCAGTATGGCATCCTGGCGGCGCACTGGTATTGGGTGGGCGCGATTCCCGCCATGCTGTTTCTCGCCCTCGTCATGATGCCTTTCTATTACATCTGCAAGACACATTCCGTCCCTGGATACCTTGAGTTGCGTTACGGCCATGCCACAAGCGGACTCAGCGCGGTCACCTTTGCCGTCATGACCATTCTGATGTCAGGCGTGAATATGTATGCGATGGCGGTGGTGATGCAGGTGATCCTGGGCTGGAACATTCATTTCAGCATCTGGGTTTCATCTCTGACGGTGGGCATCTACGTTGCGCTGGGTGGGCTTTTTTCCGCCATCTTCAACGAGGTGATCCAGTTCTTCCTCATCTGGCTGGGCGCCCTGTTGGTCCCTATTCTGGGACTCGTGGAATCCGGCGGCTGGTCCGGCATGGTGGCAAAAATTCATCAGAACTTCCCCGGGCAGGATTTCACGCATATGTGGGGGCCGATGGCCCATCCTTCCCAGAACCCTATGGGCGTGCAGTGGGTGGCAATCGTCTTCGGCCTGGGCGCAGTGCTTTCGATGGGCTATTGGACGACGGACTTCCTGGTGGTGCAGCGGGTTATCGCCGCCAAAGACATTCGCTCGGCGAAGTCGGCGCCCATCATCGGCGCTTTTTTTAAGATGGCGGTCCCGTTTATCGTGATCCTCCCCGGATTGTTGGGCCTGGCGGTGCTGCCGTTCCATCTTTATCCCGCCAATGCAGCAATGGCCGGACAACACACCTATGATCAGGTGCTGCCTCTAATGATGGCCCGCTATCTGGGCCCCGGTCTGCTGGGCCTGGGCATTACGGCGCTGATTGCTGGCTTCATGTCGGGCATGGCAGGGAACATCAGTGCCTTTGCCACTGTTTGGACTTACGATCTCTACCGGCCTTTCATCAGGAAGGACGCCACCGACCAGCACTATGTCACCATGGGGCGGTGGTGCACAATCATCGGGCTCCTGGTCAGTATCGGGGCCGCCTACGTCGTCACGCGATTTGGAAGCCTGATGGATTACGTTCAGGCGTTGTTCAGCTTCTTCATTGCGCCGCTATTTGGGACTGTCCTTATTGGCATGTTATGGAAACGCGCGACCAAGCAGGCGGGATTCTGGGGATTGCTGGCAGGCGTGGTCTCGTCTGTCACGATGTTTTCGCTGATGCGCAACCATCCGGGCCGTGTCGCCTGGTTCACGTTCTATGCAAAGTCGGCGCCGCTGGCCCAGGCCATGTGGCAGGCGCTGTGGGCTTTTCTGGCCTGTGTCATCGTCACGATTGTTATCAGCCTGTTAACAAAGCCCAAAACCGCTGCGGAATTGCAGGGTCTGGTTTACGGCGAGACCGAAATCCCCAGCGAAGGCCATCTGCCGCTCTACAAGAGACCAATCTTCTGGGGCGGCGTGTGCTTTGCGGTCTTTCTGGTGCTGCAATGGATCTTCCGATAG
- a CDS encoding hydroxypyruvate isomerase: protein MNRRAFNRILAGAGLGSLGAPSLLPAAPAGQEKAAAAAPYKISIMLWTVFHDLPFEQRLEKVSKAGYRAVELVREFEHWSGSDYARVNRKKRQLGITFDTTAGLRHGVGDPREREAFLKDLSGMLAVCNKLECPRLIVMSGNVVPGMTRADQHQSCIEGLKRAAEKVEGKNITLLVENIDPEENSRYFLTSVAEGFEIIRAVNHPQVKFLYDFYHEQIAEGNLIEKMEKNIDLVGLFHIADVPHRHQPGTGEINYANIYKKMVELKYDRYIAMEFMPVGDPIQILRAARMEAEHAAAS, encoded by the coding sequence ATGAATCGTCGCGCCTTTAATCGAATCCTTGCAGGGGCAGGCCTGGGCAGCCTCGGCGCGCCTTCCCTGCTTCCGGCCGCACCGGCGGGCCAGGAAAAGGCAGCTGCCGCTGCGCCGTACAAGATTTCCATCATGTTGTGGACGGTCTTTCATGACCTGCCGTTCGAGCAGCGCCTGGAAAAAGTTTCGAAAGCCGGCTATCGCGCCGTGGAACTCGTGCGCGAGTTTGAACACTGGAGCGGTTCCGATTACGCCCGCGTCAACCGGAAGAAGCGCCAGCTTGGCATCACCTTCGACACAACGGCTGGGCTCCGCCATGGAGTTGGCGATCCCAGGGAGCGCGAGGCCTTCTTGAAAGACCTGAGCGGAATGCTGGCGGTTTGTAACAAGCTGGAATGCCCTCGCCTGATCGTTATGTCGGGCAACGTTGTGCCGGGTATGACGCGCGCCGATCAGCACCAGAGTTGCATCGAGGGATTGAAACGCGCCGCAGAGAAGGTTGAGGGCAAAAACATCACGCTGCTTGTGGAGAACATCGATCCGGAAGAAAACTCCAGGTATTTCCTGACGTCGGTGGCGGAAGGATTCGAAATCATCAGGGCCGTCAACCACCCGCAGGTGAAGTTCCTCTACGACTTTTACCATGAACAAATCGCCGAGGGTAACCTGATCGAGAAAATGGAAAAGAACATCGATCTGGTCGGCCTCTTCCATATCGCCGACGTCCCGCACCGCCATCAGCCTGGCACGGGCGAAATCAATTACGCCAACATCTATAAAAAAATGGTCGAACTGAAATATGACCGCTACATAGCGATGGAATTCATGCCCGTTGGCGACCCCATTCAGATACTCCGTGCCGCGCGTATGGAGGCGGAGCACGCCGCAGCAAGTTAG
- a CDS encoding PDZ domain-containing protein has product MQRFLPFPKPVLAALAAIFSAAVVLYSALWMYSIRWQSGVDLGFNFDYIGSLHAERVRSVEPGGPAAKVGLRVGDRITAINGHPIEDRHMIFELWSGQKPGDSVRLSIVRQGEPSPLEITATFRMRRPESREAGLAERLGREILQTYPFVFLIVGLPVLFLRLEDRNAWVLALMFVCFIAAPPFPNMFAGLDPALRSFATAYRAIFSTLLGAIFYCFFALFPARSFLDRRFPWLKWLGLVVGMTFALPGLQIGTSHAPAALDGLIGPHSSHIIRLSYNYAFIALGLIALVDNWFTVPTPEARRKIRVLLWGTLVGVLPISFLAALGDFFRVHPPLAVGVTMAMLLFLFPLSFAYAVVKHRVLEVPVLLRRGARYLLVLRGFTILLALASIGITLVFAFFLTPYLELLAAGGVPGGIALGAGFGTILLWTGMAVHKRVGEKIDRAFFRNSYDARMVLENLVEISRTATDREKLADLLQKHVEQALSPSSLVVYLETADNQLSAMRGEATPELSVLPPADPLLSEMVRRGLPWEVMNEDEDRLPQPFLLAPLKPDCLVPILGRKGHLAGLLVLGSRLSEEPYSREDKRLLASVATQAGIAMESIHLGEEIAERIETERRAAQEMEFARQVQSRLFPQKFPPVRTLDYAGGCAQAREVGGDYYDFLELRPGRLALVLADIAGKGVSGALLMANLQANLRSQYALALNDMCQLLSSVNRLFYENTGDNSYATLFFADYDDITRRLRYVNCGHLPPLLVRGCDHSTANSDPPSNVERLEPTSTVLGLFEQWECNVAETSLNPGDTLLLYTDGVTEATNPSGEEFGESRLLQTLCSHYNLDAQPLLDSVIRAVQQFGSEEQADDITLVVARCRS; this is encoded by the coding sequence ATGCAAAGGTTTCTTCCATTCCCGAAGCCTGTGCTGGCTGCTCTTGCGGCAATCTTTAGCGCCGCAGTTGTACTTTATAGCGCGCTATGGATGTACTCCATCCGCTGGCAGAGCGGCGTGGACCTGGGATTTAATTTCGACTATATCGGGTCACTGCATGCCGAACGTGTCAGGAGCGTCGAGCCCGGAGGGCCCGCTGCAAAAGTCGGGTTGCGAGTGGGAGACCGGATCACGGCAATCAACGGGCACCCCATCGAAGATCGTCACATGATATTTGAATTGTGGTCGGGCCAGAAGCCTGGTGATTCTGTCAGGCTCTCCATCGTCCGACAAGGTGAACCTTCTCCGCTGGAAATCACTGCCACTTTCCGGATGCGGCGGCCAGAGTCCCGGGAAGCAGGGTTGGCGGAAAGGCTGGGGAGGGAAATTCTCCAGACCTATCCATTCGTGTTCCTGATTGTCGGTCTGCCGGTCCTGTTTCTGCGGTTAGAAGATCGAAATGCCTGGGTCCTGGCCCTGATGTTTGTCTGTTTCATTGCCGCCCCGCCTTTTCCCAATATGTTCGCAGGTCTGGACCCTGCCCTTCGTTCATTTGCCACGGCCTATCGAGCGATCTTCAGCACCTTGCTTGGGGCGATCTTCTATTGCTTTTTCGCGCTCTTCCCTGCCCGGTCATTCCTGGACCGCCGCTTTCCATGGCTAAAGTGGCTTGGACTGGTTGTTGGCATGACTTTTGCTTTGCCAGGGTTGCAGATTGGAACTTCGCATGCTCCCGCTGCGTTGGACGGTCTGATCGGCCCACACTCTTCACATATCATTCGCCTGTCTTACAACTACGCGTTCATCGCACTCGGCTTGATCGCTCTCGTAGATAACTGGTTCACCGTACCGACTCCGGAAGCCCGGCGCAAAATTCGCGTTCTCCTGTGGGGAACTCTCGTGGGAGTGCTCCCTATATCTTTTCTGGCCGCTCTTGGAGATTTCTTCCGAGTGCATCCGCCGCTGGCTGTGGGTGTAACAATGGCCATGCTGCTCTTTCTTTTCCCTCTCTCCTTCGCCTACGCAGTCGTCAAGCACCGTGTCCTTGAGGTTCCGGTCCTGTTGCGCCGCGGCGCTCGTTACCTCCTGGTCCTTCGCGGCTTCACAATTCTTCTGGCCCTTGCCAGCATTGGCATTACGCTGGTCTTCGCCTTTTTCCTTACCCCGTACCTGGAACTTCTTGCCGCCGGCGGAGTTCCAGGCGGCATTGCGCTGGGAGCCGGGTTTGGCACAATCCTGCTGTGGACTGGAATGGCGGTCCATAAGCGCGTTGGAGAAAAGATCGACCGTGCTTTTTTCCGGAACTCATATGACGCACGCATGGTCCTGGAGAACCTGGTCGAAATTTCTCGAACCGCGACCGACAGGGAAAAGTTGGCAGACCTGTTGCAGAAACACGTGGAACAAGCGTTGAGCCCAAGCTCGCTGGTGGTCTACCTTGAGACAGCCGACAACCAGCTTTCCGCCATGCGTGGAGAGGCCACACCAGAGCTATCCGTCCTCCCACCCGCCGACCCGTTGCTGTCTGAAATGGTCCGGCGCGGGCTGCCGTGGGAAGTAATGAACGAGGACGAGGATAGGCTCCCCCAGCCGTTTCTGCTGGCGCCGCTCAAGCCCGACTGCCTTGTGCCCATACTCGGACGTAAGGGCCATCTGGCAGGCCTTCTCGTGCTCGGCTCAAGGCTTTCGGAGGAGCCTTATTCCCGCGAGGACAAGCGGCTTCTGGCGTCTGTAGCCACCCAGGCCGGCATCGCGATGGAAAGCATCCATCTGGGCGAGGAGATTGCCGAACGCATTGAGACAGAGCGCCGCGCCGCCCAGGAAATGGAGTTTGCCCGTCAGGTCCAATCCCGGCTGTTCCCGCAAAAATTCCCACCGGTTCGAACGCTTGATTACGCGGGAGGCTGCGCTCAGGCCCGCGAAGTGGGCGGCGATTATTACGATTTTCTTGAACTTCGGCCCGGCCGCCTGGCGCTGGTGCTGGCGGACATCGCGGGCAAGGGGGTTTCCGGAGCCTTGTTGATGGCCAATCTTCAGGCCAACCTGCGCAGCCAGTATGCCTTGGCGCTCAACGACATGTGTCAGCTTCTGAGTTCGGTGAACCGCCTGTTTTACGAAAATACCGGCGATAATAGCTACGCCACGCTTTTTTTTGCGGATTACGACGACATAACCCGCCGCCTCCGCTACGTGAATTGCGGCCACTTGCCGCCCCTTCTGGTCCGAGGGTGTGATCATTCCACTGCCAACTCTGATCCACCGTCGAATGTCGAACGTCTGGAACCCACATCAACCGTGCTTGGCCTTTTTGAACAGTGGGAATGTAACGTCGCAGAGACCTCCCTAAACCCCGGAGATACTTTGCTGCTCTACACTGACGGCGTAACAGAGGCTACCAACCCCTCCGGCGAGGAATTCGGAGAGTCGCGGCTGCTTCAGACACTCTGTTCCCATTACAACCTCGATGCCCAGCCATTGCTCGACTCCGTCATTCGGGCCGTGCAGCAGTTTGGCAGTGAGGAGCAGGCCGATGACATCACCCTGGTCGTCGCGCGTTGCAGGTCATAA